The following is a genomic window from Chitinophaga caseinilytica.
TTCATATCCAGGATGATGAGGCAGGGGAGGCGGCGGGCCGCGAAATCGTTCAGGTCCTCGATGGCGTCTTCTGCAGACAGGAATGAATTGACCCTGACGTCCCACCCTTGCAAACCGAACATCTTCTTCACGATAAAGTGGAAAATCTCGTCGTCGTCGATCACATAAACTACTTTATGCTGTGCCATGTCAATTATATTATCGAATCGCATCATAATATTCCGTTTACTGTCCGCAATTCCATTTTCCGTTAGCATAGGTACTTATCGTATAGGGCCCCACAAAGCATTCCATCTAAAGCCGTTTCACAATTTCTCCGCAAAGAAAGTTAATTTTATTTTAATATTAATATTTTTTAACCTGCAATAACCAAACTTTAACAAGCTGGTATAAAAAAGAAAGGGTATGGCCGCGGCCACACCCTTTTTCTATGAATGTTGGATTGTCTATCGTACTTTTTAGAAGATGCCGCCTTTTTTCAGGTTTACTTTACCGGCACCGATCTTGAACCCGTCCTGGTAAATTTCCACGCTGTAATCACCGGGCTTGAAGTCGGAATTCTGTTTCCAGTCCATGCTTACGGGGGTGTTGCCACCGGCAGCGTAGGAAACGGTTTTCTTAACGGTGTAGAGTTTCTCGGTACCGTCTTCCAGGGTGAAACGGCCGCTGCCGAGGGCTTCAACTGCGAGGGGAGCACCATCGGGAGCCGTGATGGCTACGTAGATCTCCTTGTCGCCGCTGGTAGCGATGCGGTTGTTCAGGTCGAAGGATACGCGCATCATATCCGCACGTTTCGCTTTGGACGTCACTTCTTCCTTCCCGTTTTTACGCACGTTGATGGGAGACAGCTTGATATTGTCTGCGTGCAGCACGGAACCAAGGTCTACCCGTTTGCCGAGGCTGTCTTTCACCACCACAACGGAATCGCGCTCTTTGCGGGCATAGTCGCGCTCGCCGGTGATCACGATCTTTTCGCCTTCCAGGCGTTCGATGGTGGCTACATAGCCTTCGGTCCTGGATTTCAGGTCTTCGATCAGCCTGCGGGCTTCTGCCAGCTGCGCTGCGGTAGCATTTTTGTTGCTGAGGATGCTGGTGATACGGCCTTTCATGTCAGCAATTTCTTTGTCCTTGCTTTTCACGAGGCTGTCCATCCGGCTATTCTGGGAGATCAGATCGTCCAGCCGGGCTTGTGCGGCATCATATTCTGCCTGCAGTTCGTTCCGGGAGTTAGAGATCGTATCGAGCTGGTTTTCTTTGATAGCGATCTCCTTGCTGGTCTGGCTCTTGTCATAATACATATAGCCCCAGGTGCCTACGAGTGCAGCGATGAGGATACCGTATATGAGGCCGTTCTTGTTGCTTTTCGGTTTTTCGGGCCCGGGATTGGGCGTACCAGCGTTAAAGGTGTTTTCCGCCATAATGATTGATGTTTTGTTAAGTTGATTGTTGTTATATGGGTAAAATTTTTCCCTCGAAATTGAAACGTTAAAATTTAACTAAATTACACGCTTTAAAATTGTAGGCTGTGTTATATACCGTTGCGCTCGACCAGTTATTATTGCTTGATATTGAAACCACTCCGCTAACACCTTCGTTGGATCAGCTTCCGGCCGAGTTACAGGCGCTCTGGTTGGAAAAGAATGCAAAAACTTTGCCAGATTCTGAAAATCCTTCGGCCGACTTTTTCGAACGGGCCGGCCTCACGGCCGAGTTTGGAAAGATCGTTTGCATCTCCGCCGGGTTTTTCTTTACGGAAAACGGTCAGTATCAATTACGTATAAAATCATTTTATGGGGACGATGAAAAGGAACTGCTCGCCGGTTTTCTCGACACCGTCACCAGATTTCACCAAAAAATGCAACGTTTTCAATTCGCCGGGCATAACATCCGCGAGTTCGATATTCCCTATATTTGCCGCCGCGCGGTCATCAACGGGCTCATGTTGCCGGCGCCGCTGCTGCTCCACCAGCTTAAACCCTGGGAGCAGCCCATGCTGGACACGCTCCAGATCTGGCGCTTCGGGGACTTCCGGAATTACACCTCCCTCAAGCTCCTGGCCGCCGTGCTGGGCATTCCCACGCCGAAAGACGATATCGACGGCAGCCAGGTAGGGAAGGTATATTGGGAAGAAAAGGACCTCCGCCGCATTGTGGAGTATTGTCAGAAAGACGTGCTCACCGTAGGCCAGCTCCTGCTCCGCTTCAAAGGGCTCCCGCTTATGGAAAAAGACAGCGTGGCCGTGGTCGCGTAATTTGTTGGAACGATAGAAACAGATAGGGTTATGGATTACCAGGATATCATCAAGGATTGGAAGAACAACAAGTTCAAGCCCCTCTACTGGCTGGAAGGGGAGGAAGACTTTTTTATAGACCAGGTGGTCAACTACGCAGAGCATAACCTGCTTTCCGAAGCCGATAAAGGTTTCAATCTCACCGTATTGTACGGGAAAGATACTGACTGGGCCACCATCATCAACGCCTGCCGCCGCTACCCCATGTTCGCCGAGCGCCAGGTGGTGATCCTCAAGGAAGCACAAGCCATGCGCGACCTCCTCAAGATCGAGCCCTACATCGATAAACCCCTCGAATCCACCGTGTTCGTCGTAGCCCACAAGCAGGGCAAGCTCGACGGTCGCTCCAAAATGGCCAAGCTCGTCAAAGAGCGCGGCGTCATGCTGTCCACCAAAAAACTGTACGACAACCAGATACCCCAGTGGGCGGAGGCTTACGTGCGCTCCCAGGGCCTCGCCATCTCCGAAAAAGCCTGCGTCATGCTGGCCGACCATATCGGCAACGATCTCAGCCGCATCGCCAACGAGATCGAGAAACTGATGGTCAACCTTCCGCAAG
Proteins encoded in this region:
- a CDS encoding ribonuclease H-like domain-containing protein, coding for MPDSENPSADFFERAGLTAEFGKIVCISAGFFFTENGQYQLRIKSFYGDDEKELLAGFLDTVTRFHQKMQRFQFAGHNIREFDIPYICRRAVINGLMLPAPLLLHQLKPWEQPMLDTLQIWRFGDFRNYTSLKLLAAVLGIPTPKDDIDGSQVGKVYWEEKDLRRIVEYCQKDVLTVGQLLLRFKGLPLMEKDSVAVVA
- the holA gene encoding DNA polymerase III subunit delta, with amino-acid sequence MDYQDIIKDWKNNKFKPLYWLEGEEDFFIDQVVNYAEHNLLSEADKGFNLTVLYGKDTDWATIINACRRYPMFAERQVVILKEAQAMRDLLKIEPYIDKPLESTVFVVAHKQGKLDGRSKMAKLVKERGVMLSTKKLYDNQIPQWAEAYVRSQGLAISEKACVMLADHIGNDLSRIANEIEKLMVNLPQGKKIDESDIEKYVGISKEYNVFELQNAIGQMDMTRAMRIVRYFSANPKAAPIQVVIPSLYGYFSKINLLFGAKGGEKEMAAALGVHPFFLKDYMSAARNFGPNGTERAILLLAQYNLRSIGIGDAGNEDGELMKEMVYRILRP